In the Dysidea avara chromosome 14, odDysAvar1.4, whole genome shotgun sequence genome, TCTTACATCTCTAAAGAATATTCACCTATGACTATAATATATGTCCAGCTTCTAGCACCTCGGAAATTATTGTGAAGATAAAGCAACAAGTAAACCAGCAACAATGACACCATTTTTACAAGTTGAAAAGGTAACAATATACAGTAAACTAAAGTTAATAATAATCAGATTCTTATACAAGTACAATTAACTGAGGAAAAATCAGCAAGCTAAGATAGTTTTAAGTGATCATAAAAGTATTAAGGAGAGGAGGTTTACTGTCCAATGGACTCCCAACAGTCCTTCCAAGCATCCTCCCATTCACTACGTGTCTTGTACAGTTTTGGGACTGCTGCTCTATATACAACTTCTTTCAAGTCAGTCAGTTCCTTTTCAGGGAGCCGGTGATAATATTTTGTTCCCATCATCGTACACGCTGCCATGACATTTTTACCAAAGAAAGACTCTTTGGCAAGGTTTACTGAAAATCTAGTGATATTTTTTACTGTAATGAGACGATCGTATTTTTGTGCAACTTCATTAGTTGGGATTAGCTTGGTTTTATCGATTGCAGGTAAAACACATTTTTGACTGGAAATCTTGATGGAGTTTCCTTCTGATGATTCCCCTCCTACAAAATCATTATTTGGGCTAGGGGAGACAAGGAAACAGTGCAGGCCCGTACGCAGGGGGGGCGTTCGACCGAACCCCCTATTTTGGTGGTCTTAAATTAACTTTGTTTATAAACGCTAAATAAAAACCTTATTCGCTGTACATCACGCTATTCATACGTGGCAACTAGTGAACGGTTCGGAATGTCTTGCCACGATGCCATGCGAGATGCCACGATCGAGGTGGAAGCCATAATCCATCGTGCacgaatataattattataaatataTCTTTTGGCGTTTAATCAATTAAGAGTTTTAATGACCTGCACGTGGTGGTTGTGATACACGTATTTAAGCGCCTTCATGAAGCGGATTCACAATAATGATTCTGATATAAGAAGCTACTTTCCTACTACAAAGAAATCAGTGGAAAATGAAGGAAATCAAGGTAAGCCATTGTACAGCTAGTACTGCTGGCCAGCTGCATCGTGACTGTATGCAGGCTGCTGATGCTCTGAAGGATTCCATTGTCAATCCAACATCATGTCGAATTGACATTATCAGTGACACTCGGCTTCAAACTCGCATAATTCAGAATAAACATATTCTCCAACAAATTGTCCGTGCTGTCCTTTTTTTGGGAAAGCAACGCTTGGCATTTCGCGGGGACAAAGAAGACATAAACTCATCTAAAAATCCCAGGAATTTTTTGGCGCTATTGAAAGACTACGCGGAGCATGATGAAATACTAAAGGCTCATTTGCAACATCCACAAGCTAGAAATGCAACGTACATATCCCCAAGATCACAAAATGATATCATTGATGTTATAGGGATTGATATAATACAGGCCAACATTATTGAAGAAGTTAAAAAAGCTGAATTTTATTCTGTGCTTGCTGATGAAGTGTCTTCTCACAATACAGAACACCTACCAATTTGTGTTAGGTTTGTTGATGGCAATTTTGAAATCAGGGAGGATTTTATAGGTTATGCGAAATTAGAGAAGGTTAGAGCACAAGATATTGCAAATGCGATCAAAGGAATGCTGTTGGGGGCTGGACTTTCACTGAATGAACTGCGAGGTCAAGGTTATGATGGAGCATCAACTATGGCCGGAGAACGATCAGGTGTTCAAAAAAAAATCCGAGAAATTCAGAGCAAAGCTTTATATACTCATTGTGCTGGTCATTCACTGAATCTTGCAATCATAAATTCTTGCTCTGTTTCGCCAATACAAAACTGCATTAGCCAAGTAAAGGGAATTACAATATGGATCAAGTCTTCTCCCAAGCGAGAAGAGCTCTTGAAAACAGTATATCATAAAGGAATTCAGTGTGGGGCTGTTCAGTCACGTTTTCCACTGCTGAATGTCTGTATAACTCGCTGGGTAGAGAATATTGATGGCTGGGAGAGATTTGCTTTAAGTCACCCTTTCTTGCTTCACATGTGCGAGGTCATTATATACGGTGATGACAATTTTGAATTGTTTAATGACAATTGGGCTGCTGATGATAAAAGAAATGCCATGGCTTACCTTAAGATCTTGGAATCATTTGAATTTATTTTTTGCTTGGTAGCATTGCAACGTTCCCTTTACTACTTGAAAGAAGTAGCAGTAAAGCTTCAAGGGAAAAATCAAGATATTGTATCTGGAGTTGCACACGTTGAAGAAGCATCCAGAAACCTAAACTCTTTGAGGGAAAAAGCAGATGAGTATACTCATAGAATATTCGAGCACAGTAGCAGAATTGCAGCAAAATCAAACATTGCCATAACTATGCCACGAGTAAGCCAAAGACAAAGTCACCGAGCAAATACACAGTTTACTTCCATAGAGGATTACTTCAAAAAAGTAGTGATCATTCCCTTCCTCGATCATCTAATCAGTAATCTGTCATATAGGTTTGACGCACATATGAATCAGGCAGCTGGAATTCAGAGATTGATTCCTACCAATATTACAGAAGAGTTAGCCACCTGCAATATCAGAGAAGCTGTGAATTTTTATAAGGATGACTTGCAAAATCCTGATGTTATAGATGAAGAGTTACATCGCTGGAAATTGAAATGGCTTGCTATTGCAGACAGACCTCAAACTCTTTCAAGTACACTAAAAGAATCTGGCAGCTTTCCAAACATATTTACCTTGCTAAAACTTTTTGCAACGTTGCCATTAACATCGTGTTCATGTGAACGTTCTGCCTCTGCTCTCCACAGATTAAACAACTACATGCGATGCTCTCAAACTGAACAAAGATTGACTTCACTGGCATTGATACATAGCAATTACGATGTCAAGATTGATGTAGATACTGTTTGCAAGAAGTTCATAGAGAAACACCCTCGAAGGATTGAACATGTTAACATGTTATTTAGCAATACAGATTAGCAAGAGTGTATCTAGCTATATAGCAAGGTATGTCTTATTATAACTACGTaagtactagctagctagctatatgaagTTTTGTACATTATATTACAGACAGTTGTTATCATCTGCTAAATAGGTACGTATAGTAGTTATAATGTGTGTTATGGCCACTTTGCTTTGGTGTGGTGATATACTTATATTATGTGCCATTGTTTGCAGAAACCTTCATTTAGGCATATTTTTAATGTTAAAATATAACAGGTTTGTCAGcgtctgggggctgtgcccccagacccccacgTCTAGGATCACCTACTAGGTCAAActagaaccccccttttaattCTCTGCGTACGGGCCTGCAGTGGCATTTATTTCCTCAGTGGATGCTTAGTTTGTTGCTCAAGAAAAAGGAACTGGCTATCATGGAGTCCAATCTACTGCACCACAGGAGGTTGGACGTGCTCGtgtgagctgtacattttcatggaaaaaaatctttgtttagagacaattttttaaaaactatAAAAAAAATTTGTTGATTGGTACTTGCGCATTTTCTGTGAACAAGTGAtgggtactgatgaaagccggaatgaAACAGAACCACGGCGAAGTTTAAAAATCGTTttaaacagattgtgcactgtttccaactttacacaataactagaattgtgctagaattagtttgCTTCTGATATAGTGCGGTTGTTGAAGGTTTTAACCTGGAAAAAAATAGTACCAAGCTGCAATTGGTACCATTAGAAGCAGAATTTTTTGCAGattaacatatccaaaatcctctaaaatcctcTTCGGGGAAAATTTTTTACGTGCGTTTGAAATTTTTGTCCAAATTAGTCAAAAATGTTATAAAGGCACTGATACTTAAGATTAAATTTTATTATGCACCTTATTTATTGTGTTTACTACTGCTTCCACAACACCATTTTAGGTagcacaatatatatataataattcaAGAATTACACATAATAATTGAGTTCATAGTTAGTATACAGAGTTATTGTAGTAAATTTTCTGAATCGGTGTTAGTATGCTCTTCTTCTGTCTCTAGAATTATTTCAACAGCATTATTACATCCTTCTCCTCGGCAGTCTCCACATGCCGCTACACATTTTAGTCCATTTTTATGGCAGGAGCACAAGTTAGTTCCACATGGATTTCTCGATGTGAGCTTACATTTACATCGAACAAACTTCAGCAAATTTTCTGGCGCTGCCTCCAAATCTGTCATTATTGGTGTAAAATTTGAACCATTGAGTTTCCAACCCCACTACCTAGGATCCAAAATGTCAATTGATAGCTTCATCCATATTATAACTTGCAAGTGAACCCGTAAACTGTGATGGAATGCTGCACGTTCTGTGGGTGGAAGCTTTTGAGGATCAAGCAATGATTTGCTTGATGATACCATCTCCATAAATTGATAGCAAATAATCTAATACCCACCTGGCCTATCCATTGTGCTGTTGCATTAGTATCGCTCATTGTGAGGGATATCTACCGTACTTCTTCTGACTCCTTCACCTTCTTCAACAGGGAAGCTTTACCATGGCCATAGGTTGCAGATGTTGTGTCACAGCCACTCCATGCATGCACAAACAGAAGGTTTGAAGT is a window encoding:
- the LOC136244060 gene encoding 52 kDa repressor of the inhibitor of the protein kinase-like, with the protein product MKEIKVSHCTASTAGQLHRDCMQAADALKDSIVNPTSCRIDIISDTRLQTRIIQNKHILQQIVRAVLFLGKQRLAFRGDKEDINSSKNPRNFLALLKDYAEHDEILKAHLQHPQARNATYISPRSQNDIIDVIGIDIIQANIIEEVKKAEFYSVLADEVSSHNTEHLPICVRFVDGNFEIREDFIGYAKLEKVRAQDIANAIKGMLLGAGLSLNELRGQGYDGASTMAGERSGVQKKIREIQSKALYTHCAGHSLNLAIINSCSVSPIQNCISQVKGITIWIKSSPKREELLKTVYHKGIQCGAVQSRFPLLNVCITRWVENIDGWERFALSHPFLLHMCEVIIYGDDNFELFNDNWAADDKRNAMAYLKILESFEFIFCLVALQRSLYYLKEVAVKLQGKNQDIVSGVAHVEEASRNLNSLREKADEYTHRIFEHSSRIAAKSNIAITMPRVSQRQSHRANTQFTSIEDYFKKVVIIPFLDHLISNLSYRFDAHMNQAAGIQRLIPTNITEELATCNIREAVNFYKDDLQNPDVIDEELHRWKLKWLAIADRPQTLSSTLKESGSFPNIFTLLKLFATLPLTSCSCERSASALHRLNNYMRCSQTEQRLTSLALIHSNYDVKIDVDTVCKKFIEKHPRRIEHVNMLFSNTD